A stretch of the Corylus avellana chromosome ca6, CavTom2PMs-1.0 genome encodes the following:
- the LOC132184247 gene encoding uncharacterized protein LOC132184247, producing the protein MDTESHDSRLKNRRSLSPDDEAERSSKRHKHRHRHHHHRHRSKKHEEKSGREGEEINLPPPPPPLPVAVNITRPEDDVEEGEILEEEGFGGGEHEIAEKRFESDDESGEIKSVGVRDESDKQNLGRRTEHQSSDREPSIHMEESAEKNGRNSKILVEDKSEDDLFTNLKLDKEDRACHWSRIGTKINNGVGSPRNSSVVPQDELNSRVSSEAHVNGDLGRESRKEDKKRESRSPSKGRSRQKSYYEDEKVGVDGSKLSHRSKSSSQSTGDRGEFHARSRSRSIDHARERSRSLSIKEEETHLKKRQYCDNADSLHADKSKSLYDSDDERIVRKSMDGRHGSRDLVRDEERDNTTNYSRYIGEDRHRSRGTQERERSRDREMDRDLRREKEREWIIRDREMDRVHRREKEWERSRDRDRKREIERDRSREREVDRDWRREKERDKMKDIELDRDRSRVSERGRDRDRERDKDREKVRRERERQDDRSRNKDREKYENRVDGYENGDRYKHSRHSRHDEKEYNQYRTRNADSAKTPSSKSDLLEEKLKRDEDEQGDYEGNTLQFAEQEEEDLNRIKEESRRRRQVILEKYKSQQLQQPNEPQSEDVEKDKEPAHDRDQSSAATLVVPEVGDGRSDGLDVYVAEPSFSVGKSPPQNGVATLERTSSAGGLGEGTPKSERSDDKFCDDIFGETPTGVRKSGKEDGVRIERSGLHDNWDDAEGYYSYRFGETLDGRYEVVAAHGKGVFSTVVRAKNLKAGNGEPDEVAIKIIRSNDTMYKAGMDELVILKKLVGADPDDKRHCVRFLSSFKYRNHLCLVFESLHMNLREVLKKFGRNIGLKLTAVRAYAKQLFIALKHLRNCGVLHCDIKPDNMLVNEAKNVLKLCDFGNAMFAGKNEVTPYLVSRFYRAPEIILGLPYDHPLDMWSVGCCLYELYTGKVLFPGPTNNDMLRLHMELKGPFPKKMLRKGAFTDQNFDQDLNFHATEEDPVTKKTIKRMILNIKPKDIGSIITGSPGEDPKMLVNFKDLLEKIFVLDPDKRMTVSQALTHPFITGK; encoded by the exons ATGGACACCGAATCCCATGATTCCCGTCTCAAGAATCGGCGGTCCTTGTCGCCGGACGATGAGGCCGAGAGGTCGTCGAAGCGCCACAAGCACCGTCACcgtcaccaccaccaccgccaccgcAGCAAAAAGCACGAAGAGAAGAGCGGGCGCGAGGGTGAGGAGATCAaccttcctcctcctcctcctcctctgccTGTGGCTGTTAACATTACTCGCCCTGAAGACGACGTGGAGGAGGGTGAGATTCTCGAAGAGGAGGGTTTCGGTGGTGGCGAGCACGAGATTGCGGAGAAGAGATTTGAGTCGGACGATGAGTCTGGGGAAATCAAGTCCGTTGGTGTTCGGGACGAATCTGATAAGCAAAATCTG GGACGTCGTACTGAGCACCAGTCATCTGATCGTGAACCTAGTATTCATATGGAAGAGAGTGCAGAGAAAAATGGTAGAAATTCAAAGATATTGGTGGAGGACAAGAGCGAAGATGATTTGTTTACTAATTTGAAATTAGATAAGGAAGACAGAGCATGCCACTGGAGTCGTATCGGTACTAAGATTAACAATGGGGTTGGTTCTCCAAGAAATTCAAGTGTTGTGCCTCAAGATGAATTAAATTCTAGAGTTAGCTCAGAGGCTCATGTCAATGGGGATTTGGGTCGGGAATCTCGCAAAGAGGACAAGAAAAGGGAATCTCGGTCCCCATCTAAAGGAAGAAGCAGGCAAAAGAGTTATTATGAAGATGAAAAAGTGGGGGTTGATGGAAGCAAATTAAGCCATCGTAGCAAGTCGTCCTCTCAAAGCACCGGGGACCGTGGAGAATTCCATGCCAGGAGCAGATCTAGGTCAATTGATCATGCTAGGGAGAGATCTCGATCCCTAAGCATAAAAGAAGAGGAGACCCATTTGAAGAAAAGGCAATATTGTGATAATGCTGACTCATTGCATGCTGATAAAAGCAAGTCTTTGTATGACTCCGATGATGAAAGAATCGTTCGAAAGAGTATGGATGGACGGCATGGTAGTAGAGATTTGGTGAGAGATGAAGAAAGGGATAACACTACTAATTACAGCAGATATATTGGAGAGGACAGGCACCGAAGTCGGGGTACACAGGAGAGGGAGAGGAGCAGGGACAGGGAGATGGATAGGGACTTGAGAAGAGAGAAGGAACGCGAATGGATCATCAGGGACAGGGAGATGGACAGGGTTCATAGAAGGGAGAAAGAATGGGAAAGGAGTAGAGACAGGGACAGGAAAAGGGAGATAGAACGAGATAGGAGCAGGGAAAGAGAGGTGGACAGGGACtggagaagggagaaggaaAGAGATAAGATGAAGGACATAGAGCTGGATAGGGATAGGAGCAGAGTCAGTGAAAGAGGTAGAGATAGGGATAGAGAAAGGGATAAGGACAGGGAAAAAGTtaggagggagagggagagacaaGATGATAGGAGTAGGAATAAAGACAGGGAGAAGTATGAAAATCGTGTTGATGGCTATGAAAATGGAGATAGATATAAACATTCTAGGCACTCGAGACATGATGAAAAAGAATACAACCAGTATAGAACAAGAAATGCTGATTCAGCAAAGACTCCTAGTTCTAAGAGTGATTTGTTGGAAGAAAAGCTAAAAAG AGATGAAGATGAACAAGGAGACTATGAAGGGAATACATTGCAGTTTGCTGAGCAGGAAGAAGAAGATCTCAACAGAATCAAGGAGGAGAGTAGAAGGCGAAGGCAAGTCATTCTAGAAAAATATAAGAGTCAGCAGTTACAGCAACCTAATGAGCCACAATCAGAAGATGTGGAGAAAG ATAAGGAGCCTGCGCATGATCGTGATCAATCAAGTGCTGCTACTCTTGTTGTTCCAGAAGTTGGTGATGGTAGGAGTGATGGTCTAGATGTCTATGTTGCTGAACCATCATTTTCGGTGGGGAAATCACCTCCACAAAATGGAGTTGCTACTTTGGAGAGGACTTCCAGTGCTGGGGGGCTTGGAGAGGGTACTCCTAAG AGTGAGAGGTCAGATGACAAGTTCTGTGATGATATTTTTGGTGAGACACCAACAGGAGTCCGCAAATCG GGCAAAGAAGATGGTGTACGAATTGAAAGGAGTGGTCTTCATGACAACTGGGATGATGCAGAGGGGTATTATA GCTACCGGTTTGGTGAAACACTTGATGGCCGATATGAAGTTGTTGCTGCTCATGGTAAAGGTGTATTTTCTACTGTAGTTCGTGCAAAGAATCTTAAGGCTGGTAATGGTGAACCAGATGAAGTGGCAATAAAAATTATACGTAGTAATGACACAAT GTACAAGGCTGGTATGGATGAGTTAGTCATATTAAAGAAACTAGTAGGTGCAGATCCAGATGACAAGCGCCATTGCGTTCGatttctttcaagtttcaagtaCCGGAATCATCTTTGTTTAGTTTTTGAATCTCTTCATATGAATCTTCGTGAGGTTTTAAAGAAGTTTGGGCGCAATATTGGCCTGAAGCTAACTGCTGTAAGAGCATATGCGAAGCAACTTTTTATTGCACTGAAGCATCTTAGAAATTGTGGTGTTCTTCATTGTGATATAAAGCCGGATAACATGCTG GTAAATGAGGCAAAAAATGTGCTGAAACTTTGCGACTTTGGCAATGCCATGTTTGCTGGTAAAAATGAAGTTACACCATACCTTGTAAGCCGCTTTTATCGTGCCCCTGAAATAA TTCTTGGCTTGCCTTATGATCATCCATTGGATATGTGGTCTGTGGGTTGCTGTTTGTACGAGCTTTATACAGGAAAGGTTCTTTTTCCAGGTCCCACGAACAATGACATGCTACGCCTTCACATGGAATTGAAGGGCCCTTTCCCAAAGAAGATGCTTCGGAAG GGAGCATTTACTGATCAGAATTTTGATCAGGACTTGAATTTTCATGCTACAGAAGAGGATCCTGTTACAAAAAAG ACTATAAAGCGGATGATTCTCAACATTAAGCCAAAAGATATCGGATCGATTATTACAGGCTCTCCTGGTGAGGATCCAAAGATGTTGGTAAATTTTAAAGATCTTCTAGAAAAAATCTTTGTGTTGGATCCAGACAAGAGAATGACAGTGTCACAAGCATTGACCCATCCATTCATCACGGGCAAGTGA
- the LOC132184519 gene encoding uncharacterized protein LOC132184519 isoform X2, translating to MTQTVVPNPSTSLFMPGKYYCMVMRLNIDCNACCRKLRRIILNMKESHLIEKQQRCVSVCGIFRPSDVAIKIRKKMNRRVEILEIQDFSGTTEQEDQNQQSTG from the exons atgacgcaAACAGTGGTACCTAATCCTTCGACTTCCCTCTTCATGCCAGGAAAG TATTATTGCATGGTGATGAGGCTCAACATTGACTGCAATGCTTGTTGCAGGAAACTAAGGAGAATCATTCTAAACATGAAAG AGTCGCATTTGATTGAGAAGCAGCAACGCTGTGTGAGTGTATGTGGGATATTTAGACCGTCGGATGTGGCAATAAAGATAAGAAAGAAGATGAACCGTCGAGTTGAAATTCTGGAAATTCAGGATTTCAGCGGCACCACAGAACAAGAAGACCAAAATCAACAGTCTACTGGCTAA
- the LOC132184519 gene encoding uncharacterized protein LOC132184519 isoform X3 — MTQTVYYCMVMRLNIDCNACCRKLRRIILNMKEIESHLIEKQQRCVSVCGIFRPSDVAIKIRKKMNRRVEILEIQDFSGTTEQEDQNQQSTG, encoded by the exons atgacgcaAACAGTG TATTATTGCATGGTGATGAGGCTCAACATTGACTGCAATGCTTGTTGCAGGAAACTAAGGAGAATCATTCTAAACATGAAAG AAATAGAGTCGCATTTGATTGAGAAGCAGCAACGCTGTGTGAGTGTATGTGGGATATTTAGACCGTCGGATGTGGCAATAAAGATAAGAAAGAAGATGAACCGTCGAGTTGAAATTCTGGAAATTCAGGATTTCAGCGGCACCACAGAACAAGAAGACCAAAATCAACAGTCTACTGGCTAA
- the LOC132184519 gene encoding uncharacterized protein LOC132184519 isoform X1, with protein sequence MTQTVVPNPSTSLFMPGKYYCMVMRLNIDCNACCRKLRRIILNMKEIESHLIEKQQRCVSVCGIFRPSDVAIKIRKKMNRRVEILEIQDFSGTTEQEDQNQQSTG encoded by the exons atgacgcaAACAGTGGTACCTAATCCTTCGACTTCCCTCTTCATGCCAGGAAAG TATTATTGCATGGTGATGAGGCTCAACATTGACTGCAATGCTTGTTGCAGGAAACTAAGGAGAATCATTCTAAACATGAAAG AAATAGAGTCGCATTTGATTGAGAAGCAGCAACGCTGTGTGAGTGTATGTGGGATATTTAGACCGTCGGATGTGGCAATAAAGATAAGAAAGAAGATGAACCGTCGAGTTGAAATTCTGGAAATTCAGGATTTCAGCGGCACCACAGAACAAGAAGACCAAAATCAACAGTCTACTGGCTAA
- the LOC132184518 gene encoding uncharacterized protein LOC132184518 isoform X2 has product MALVDQQKKGLPGTGIRKSKSFLLSETSLASLESLTMPLVQEVVLSADIRCAECQKRVADIMARMNDSVVVNVLEKKVTLTSRYAGIGKSSTQQVAAVYRNPLDKVAMIRRIFRPSRR; this is encoded by the exons ATGGCTCTTGTTGATCAGCAGAAGAAGGGGCTTCCAGGAACTGGGATCAGAAAGTCAAAGAGTTTCCTGCTTTCTGAAACCAGCCTTGCCTCTCTTGAATCTTTAACCATGCCTCTT GTCCAAGAAGTTGTTCTCTCAGCAGATATTCGATGTGCAGAATGTCAAAAGAGAGTAGCTGACATAATGGCGAGAATGAATG ATTCAGTGGTGGTGAATGTATTGGAAAAGAAGGTGACACTAACAAGTAGATATGCAGGTATTGGTAAATCATCCACACAGCAAGTTGCTGCCGTATATAGGAATCCTCTTGACAAAGTCGCCATGATTAGACGGATATTCCGCCCATCTCGCCGTTGA
- the LOC132184518 gene encoding uncharacterized protein LOC132184518 isoform X1, with product MALVDQQKKGLPGTGIRKSKSFLLSETSLASLESLTMPLVQEVVLSADIRCAECQKRVADIMARMNGTDSVVVNVLEKKVTLTSRYAGIGKSSTQQVAAVYRNPLDKVAMIRRIFRPSRR from the exons ATGGCTCTTGTTGATCAGCAGAAGAAGGGGCTTCCAGGAACTGGGATCAGAAAGTCAAAGAGTTTCCTGCTTTCTGAAACCAGCCTTGCCTCTCTTGAATCTTTAACCATGCCTCTT GTCCAAGAAGTTGTTCTCTCAGCAGATATTCGATGTGCAGAATGTCAAAAGAGAGTAGCTGACATAATGGCGAGAATGAATG GGACAGATTCAGTGGTGGTGAATGTATTGGAAAAGAAGGTGACACTAACAAGTAGATATGCAGGTATTGGTAAATCATCCACACAGCAAGTTGCTGCCGTATATAGGAATCCTCTTGACAAAGTCGCCATGATTAGACGGATATTCCGCCCATCTCGCCGTTGA